The Longimicrobium sp. genome window below encodes:
- a CDS encoding alpha/beta hydrolase, producing the protein MNGNLSFAARRAAAGFALMLAGAAVVPACAQAPRDAIAAGAFAYDRAAPLDLRDSLESVDGDVEVHAISFASPRGGRATGLLFVPRGGAARKPGIVQLHGAPGSARSIAAGSLRLARRGAVLISVDAPFARRGGQMVTFTEADSADHVQLIVDLQRAVDVLLARSDVDPARIAFVGGSYGGAVGTMYAAVDPRPAAYVLFVPDGGMVSHVTDAQGQRGEQLSGIPDAEWNRWVAAMRPVEGIDYIARAKPGSILFQNGRTDPFVPAYKAEALHRAAGSSHTVRWYDSGHRLPEQAAVDRHQFLHERIGTAPVTAEERATAAAAPPPSDPVGAGVRRG; encoded by the coding sequence ATGAACGGGAACCTTTCTTTTGCCGCGCGGCGCGCGGCCGCTGGATTCGCGCTGATGCTGGCGGGCGCGGCCGTGGTGCCGGCTTGCGCTCAGGCTCCCCGCGACGCCATCGCCGCCGGGGCGTTCGCGTACGACCGCGCCGCCCCGCTGGACCTGCGCGACTCGCTGGAAAGCGTGGACGGCGATGTGGAGGTGCACGCGATCAGCTTCGCCAGTCCGCGCGGAGGGCGCGCGACGGGGCTGCTGTTCGTTCCCCGCGGCGGCGCGGCGCGGAAGCCGGGGATCGTGCAGCTGCACGGCGCCCCGGGGAGCGCCCGGTCCATCGCGGCGGGCTCGCTGCGCCTGGCCCGGCGCGGTGCGGTGCTGATCTCCGTGGACGCCCCGTTCGCCCGGCGCGGCGGGCAGATGGTGACGTTCACCGAAGCCGACAGCGCCGACCACGTGCAGCTGATCGTGGACCTGCAGCGCGCGGTGGACGTGTTGCTGGCGCGGAGCGACGTGGACCCGGCGCGCATCGCCTTCGTGGGCGGCAGCTACGGGGGCGCGGTGGGCACCATGTACGCGGCCGTAGACCCTCGCCCCGCGGCGTACGTGCTGTTCGTGCCCGATGGAGGGATGGTGTCGCACGTGACGGACGCGCAGGGGCAGCGCGGCGAGCAGCTTTCCGGGATCCCCGACGCGGAGTGGAACCGCTGGGTGGCGGCCATGCGGCCGGTAGAAGGCATCGACTACATCGCGCGGGCGAAGCCAGGGAGCATCCTCTTCCAGAACGGTCGTACGGACCCGTTCGTCCCCGCGTACAAGGCCGAGGCGCTGCACCGCGCCGCCGGTTCGTCGCACACGGTCCGGTGGTACGACTCCGGCCACCGCCTGCCCGAGCAGGCCGCCGTGGACCGCCACCAGTTCCTGCACGAGCGCATCGGCACGGCGCCGGTGACGGCGGAGGAGCGCGCGACAGCCGCGGCCGCGCCACCCCCGTCGGATCCGGTGGGTGCAGGCGTACGGCGCGGGTGA
- a CDS encoding DUF4159 domain-containing protein → MSRRRMRRIALTLALAAIAGTATAVLSSPSIVVVQVPEPPQDAPAAEPARGPEAFVFAIAKYESGNWDSAPLVPTNILHSVAQYTSIPVASQGALVDLSSPELFRFPFVFLTGHLPLRFNPQESANLKAYVQRGGFIMIEDHNHDVDGGFHKTAVAEIARIFGPGALKPIPNNHELYRAFFVFEDGPPTTSHELNGWGDGLVHENLMGVTINGRIGLLYSNKDYASEWNYHARNKRFSSVDNTRFGVNVVVYALTR, encoded by the coding sequence GTGAGCCGCCGCCGGATGCGTCGCATCGCCCTGACGCTTGCTCTTGCCGCCATCGCGGGCACGGCGACGGCGGTCCTCTCGTCGCCCTCCATCGTGGTGGTGCAGGTGCCCGAGCCGCCACAGGACGCTCCGGCTGCGGAGCCGGCGCGCGGCCCGGAGGCCTTCGTCTTCGCCATCGCGAAGTACGAGAGCGGCAACTGGGACAGCGCGCCGCTGGTGCCCACGAACATCCTGCACTCGGTCGCGCAGTACACTTCCATCCCGGTGGCGTCGCAGGGCGCGCTGGTGGACCTGTCCAGCCCCGAGCTGTTCCGGTTTCCGTTCGTATTCCTTACCGGCCACCTGCCGTTGCGCTTCAACCCGCAGGAGAGCGCCAACCTCAAGGCGTACGTTCAGCGGGGCGGCTTCATCATGATCGAGGACCACAACCACGACGTCGATGGCGGCTTCCACAAGACGGCGGTGGCGGAAATCGCGCGCATCTTCGGCCCTGGCGCGCTGAAGCCGATCCCGAACAACCACGAACTGTATCGCGCGTTCTTCGTGTTCGAGGACGGGCCACCCACCACCAGCCACGAGCTGAACGGCTGGGGCGACGGGCTGGTGCACGAGAACCTGATGGGCGTTACCATCAACGGCCGCATCGGGCTGCTGTACAGCAACAAGGACTACGCGTCGGAGTGGAACTACCACGCGCGCAACAAGCGGTTCTCCTCGGTCGATAACACGCGGTTCGGGGTGAACGTGGTCGTCTACGCGCTGACGCGATGA
- a CDS encoding DUF58 domain-containing protein: MTATAAFLPPHLLERVGGLDLIAKTIVRGFQSGIHRSPQHGSGEDFAKHRDYQQGDDVRYVDWKLYARTDRLYVREFEERSNLQCWLVMDTSASMDYADPGGVPKSRYAAYVAAALAHLMLGAGDAVGLAAFGAEPRLLLAPRSRRGHLHDLLMQLERMAPSGSGSAGAALDRVGGTMQRRGRVVLISDLLEEDDGSALVTALARLRARGDEVIAMRVLTAAESGDRPPGAGLFFDPEQPQTELPATPDADAGYVRRVRAYYDGLADRLRERGVEYVPLTTGQPVEDALVAWVNARRG; the protein is encoded by the coding sequence ATGACCGCGACGGCCGCATTCCTCCCCCCGCACCTGCTGGAGCGCGTGGGTGGGCTGGACCTGATCGCGAAGACCATCGTGCGCGGCTTCCAATCCGGCATTCACCGCTCCCCCCAGCACGGCTCGGGCGAGGACTTCGCCAAGCACCGCGACTACCAGCAGGGCGACGACGTTCGCTACGTGGATTGGAAGCTCTACGCCCGCACCGACCGGCTGTACGTCCGCGAGTTCGAGGAGCGCTCCAACCTGCAGTGCTGGCTGGTGATGGACACGTCGGCGTCCATGGACTACGCCGACCCGGGCGGTGTTCCCAAGTCGCGATACGCCGCCTACGTGGCCGCCGCACTCGCGCACCTGATGCTGGGCGCGGGCGATGCCGTGGGGCTGGCGGCGTTCGGTGCGGAGCCGCGCCTGCTGCTGGCGCCGCGCTCCCGCCGCGGGCACCTGCACGACCTGCTGATGCAGCTGGAGCGCATGGCGCCGTCCGGCTCCGGGTCTGCCGGGGCCGCGCTGGACCGCGTGGGCGGCACCATGCAGCGGCGCGGTCGCGTGGTGCTGATCAGTGATCTGCTGGAAGAGGATGACGGGTCCGCGCTGGTCACCGCGCTGGCCCGCCTGCGCGCGCGGGGAGACGAGGTGATCGCCATGCGCGTGCTGACGGCGGCGGAATCCGGAGATCGTCCGCCGGGCGCGGGGCTGTTCTTCGATCCCGAGCAGCCACAGACCGAACTTCCCGCCACGCCGGATGCGGACGCGGGCTACGTCCGCCGCGTCCGCGCCTACTACGATGGATTGGCCGACCGCCTGCGCGAGCGCGGCGTGGAATACGTGCCCCTGACGACTGGGCAGCCCGTCGAGGACGCGCTGGTGGCCTGGGTGAACGCGCGGCGGGGATGA
- a CDS encoding BatA domain-containing protein — translation MLTFAVPAFLLAGALAMLVPLALHLIRRRPPGRVPLPTARFLAEDPRNAVRVSRPTDLPLLVLRMLLLLLVGAALSRPVWIPAPEGTSTVVLLDRGGGVDAEGWRTGLSAARQALLGPEGEARGELVLFDSAAVHVPRARVRPALFDSLLAAGPGRARSDYGVALRAIPSATRALRGADSVTVRMISPLSRAGWSPGLGVLRESAWPGAIQITRLPMAHDSAAADLPASSRRAYVVAGEGGRFVSVALGALGYEVQVIPPTGLAAATDTMSPDSGAYFVLTQPDHPTARELISRVRRGASLVVASTAVVDSGAWSYMMPWDGPFTVRPNSGGTLWLGPDLRIGGAAGRVEGRTTEGAWTVAAWDDGRPAATAMRGVRGCSVYVGTALEGGDLPFQAEYPAMLGRLARGCESQDESKIDRPLDSGAVQVLRGRGASSIAANRLAAAGGIAFGRWLLAAALAVALIETLLAYTRRAPR, via the coding sequence GTGCTGACCTTCGCCGTCCCCGCGTTCCTGCTTGCCGGCGCCCTCGCGATGCTGGTGCCTCTCGCCCTACACCTGATCCGCCGCCGTCCGCCCGGCCGGGTGCCGCTTCCCACGGCGCGCTTCCTGGCGGAGGACCCGCGCAACGCCGTCCGCGTCAGCCGGCCGACGGACCTGCCGCTGCTGGTGCTGCGCATGCTGCTTCTTCTTCTCGTCGGCGCGGCGCTTTCGCGGCCCGTGTGGATTCCCGCGCCGGAGGGGACGAGCACGGTGGTGCTGCTGGACCGCGGGGGCGGGGTAGATGCGGAGGGGTGGCGCACCGGGCTTTCTGCGGCGCGGCAGGCGCTGCTCGGGCCGGAGGGCGAGGCGCGCGGGGAACTGGTGCTGTTCGATTCTGCGGCCGTGCACGTTCCGCGGGCCCGCGTTCGCCCCGCGCTGTTCGACTCGCTTCTCGCCGCCGGGCCTGGACGCGCGCGGTCGGATTATGGTGTGGCACTGCGGGCGATCCCCTCCGCTACGCGCGCCCTCCGCGGCGCAGATTCCGTCACCGTGCGGATGATCTCTCCGCTCTCGCGCGCGGGCTGGTCGCCGGGGCTGGGGGTGCTGCGCGAGTCTGCCTGGCCGGGAGCGATCCAGATAACCCGTCTGCCGATGGCACACGACAGTGCGGCGGCGGACCTGCCCGCATCCTCCCGACGCGCGTACGTGGTGGCGGGTGAGGGAGGGCGGTTCGTCAGCGTCGCTTTGGGCGCGCTGGGGTACGAGGTCCAGGTGATCCCGCCTACCGGCTTGGCCGCAGCGACCGATACCATGTCCCCGGACTCCGGCGCCTACTTCGTGCTGACGCAGCCGGATCACCCAACCGCGCGAGAGTTGATCTCTCGCGTCCGCCGCGGGGCCTCGCTGGTAGTCGCCTCCACCGCCGTCGTAGACTCCGGCGCATGGAGCTATATGATGCCGTGGGACGGCCCCTTCACCGTGCGCCCGAACAGCGGCGGTACCCTGTGGCTGGGGCCGGACCTGCGGATCGGCGGGGCGGCCGGGCGCGTCGAGGGGCGCACGACGGAGGGTGCGTGGACGGTCGCGGCCTGGGACGACGGCCGGCCCGCCGCTACGGCAATGCGCGGGGTCCGTGGATGCTCGGTGTATGTCGGAACCGCGCTGGAGGGGGGCGATCTGCCCTTCCAGGCGGAGTATCCGGCCATGCTGGGCCGGCTGGCGCGCGGCTGCGAGTCTCAAGACGAGAGCAAGATCGACCGGCCGCTGGATTCAGGAGCGGTCCAGGTGCTGCGCGGCCGCGGCGCGTCGTCCATTGCGGCCAATCGATTGGCCGCGGCGGGCGGAATCGCGTTCGGGCGATGGCTGCTCGCGGCTGCGCTCGCCGTCGCGCTGATCGAAACGTTGCTGGCCTACACACGCAGGGCGCCACGATGA
- the add gene encoding adenosine deaminase produces the protein MAIEVTRELLHRLPKAELHVHLDGSLRPETMLELAAEYGATMPVSDPEALRDYMHVKDARNLVEYLDRFAITLSVMQTEYALERIAYELAEDLAAENVRYAEIRYSPILNSQGGLPLTATVDAPLRGLARAKADFGIETAIIICGIRNMEPATSRDLADLTVAYKDRGVVAFDLAGAEYNYPAKKHKDAFYTVINKNMAATIHAGEAYGAESIHQALHYCRANRIGHGTRLFEDPDLMRFVNDFRIPIEICLTSNVQTRAVDSFGSHPLRQYYDAGLVLSLNTDNRLMSATTVTEEYWRAHQHLGFTWNELVDIALMGFDSAFMHRAQKLEMLRRVGAEIDALT, from the coding sequence ATGGCCATCGAAGTAACCCGCGAACTGCTGCACCGGCTGCCCAAGGCCGAGCTGCACGTGCACCTGGACGGATCGCTCCGCCCTGAAACCATGCTGGAACTGGCCGCCGAGTACGGTGCGACCATGCCGGTCAGCGACCCCGAGGCGCTGCGCGACTACATGCACGTGAAGGACGCGCGCAACCTGGTGGAGTACCTGGACCGCTTCGCCATCACCCTGTCGGTGATGCAGACGGAGTACGCGCTGGAGCGCATTGCCTACGAGCTGGCCGAGGACCTCGCCGCCGAGAACGTGCGCTACGCCGAGATCCGCTACTCGCCCATCCTCAACAGCCAGGGCGGGCTGCCGCTGACCGCCACCGTCGATGCGCCGCTGCGGGGCCTTGCGCGCGCGAAGGCGGACTTCGGCATCGAGACGGCCATCATCATCTGCGGCATCCGCAACATGGAACCCGCCACGTCGCGTGACCTGGCGGACCTGACGGTGGCGTACAAGGACCGCGGCGTGGTGGCGTTCGACCTGGCGGGCGCGGAGTACAACTACCCCGCCAAGAAGCACAAGGACGCGTTCTACACCGTCATCAACAAGAACATGGCGGCCACCATCCACGCCGGCGAAGCGTACGGCGCCGAGAGCATCCACCAGGCGCTTCACTACTGCCGGGCCAACCGCATCGGCCACGGCACGCGGCTGTTCGAGGACCCGGACCTGATGCGGTTCGTGAACGACTTCCGCATCCCCATCGAGATCTGCCTGACCAGCAACGTGCAGACGCGCGCGGTGGACAGCTTTGGGAGCCACCCGCTGCGGCAGTACTACGACGCGGGCCTGGTGCTCAGCCTGAACACCGACAACCGGCTGATGAGCGCGACGACGGTGACCGAGGAGTACTGGCGCGCGCACCAGCACCTGGGCTTCACCTGGAACGAGCTGGTGGACATCGCGCTGATGGGCTTCGACAGCGCCTTCATGCACCGCGCGCAAAAGCTGGAGATGCTGCGTCGGGTGGGGGCGGAGATCGACGCGCTGACCTAG